In Paractinoplanes brasiliensis, the following proteins share a genomic window:
- a CDS encoding DUF58 domain-containing protein, with amino-acid sequence MNGEPMTPLTTPANGSTDGRKAADAVSTGPGGTFRARTGTGLQKWRRATGVTARGYGVVVAAVGLLTAGFRYGYPDLALLGAAAGIALGCAVGFALWRPRLGVERVAEPDRVARGESAQMTLTVRNTSRMRAANLVATDRCGNQSVPVPLLRLRPGRDTTTRYPVPTSRRGVVPIGPLRVTRGDPLGLITLARTYGGLAEVWVHPRIHLLRAVPAGMARSLDGRIDKVPHGTITFDSLREYVIGDELRRVHWRSSAKVGELMVREQLDTSEPTIVVLLDDRASAHPDVRDGVADSFEAACEAAASIVAAAVREDIPVTLHLVSSVASGPYLDVLTQAGLAPGDLAATLRRVRAQRLGDTLVFLTGPGGRGDLGAVSALRGPYPVVMAGLLGDRDGAPVSGGDGLIVIEAADGSEFAAAWDSVRGW; translated from the coding sequence GTGAACGGCGAGCCGATGACGCCCCTCACCACCCCCGCGAACGGCAGCACGGACGGGAGGAAAGCCGCAGACGCCGTGTCGACAGGACCGGGTGGCACTTTCCGTGCGAGGACCGGCACGGGGCTGCAGAAGTGGCGGCGCGCCACGGGTGTCACGGCGCGGGGATACGGCGTTGTCGTGGCGGCGGTGGGGCTGCTCACCGCGGGTTTTCGGTACGGGTATCCGGATTTGGCGCTGCTGGGGGCGGCGGCCGGGATCGCGCTGGGATGTGCGGTGGGGTTCGCGCTCTGGCGGCCCCGGCTCGGAGTGGAACGGGTCGCCGAGCCCGATCGGGTCGCCCGGGGGGAATCGGCGCAGATGACTCTCACCGTGCGTAACACGAGCCGGATGCGGGCGGCCAATCTGGTGGCCACGGATCGGTGCGGGAACCAGTCGGTGCCGGTGCCGTTGTTGCGGCTTCGGCCGGGGCGGGACACCACTACGCGTTATCCGGTGCCGACCAGCCGGCGCGGGGTGGTGCCGATCGGGCCGTTGCGCGTGACCCGCGGGGACCCTCTGGGACTCATCACGCTGGCACGGACGTACGGGGGGCTTGCCGAAGTGTGGGTGCACCCGCGAATCCATCTGCTGCGGGCGGTGCCGGCGGGGATGGCCCGCAGCCTCGACGGGCGGATCGACAAGGTGCCCCACGGGACCATCACGTTCGACTCGTTGCGGGAGTACGTGATCGGGGACGAGTTGCGGCGGGTGCACTGGCGGTCCAGCGCCAAGGTGGGCGAGCTGATGGTCCGGGAGCAACTGGACACGTCCGAGCCGACGATCGTGGTGCTGCTGGACGATCGGGCGAGCGCGCATCCGGACGTACGCGATGGTGTTGCCGACTCGTTCGAAGCCGCGTGTGAGGCCGCCGCGTCGATCGTGGCTGCCGCGGTGCGTGAGGACATTCCGGTCACCCTGCACCTGGTCAGCAGCGTGGCGAGCGGGCCCTATCTCGACGTGCTGACCCAGGCGGGTCTGGCCCCGGGTGATCTGGCGGCAACCCTTCGGCGCGTACGGGCTCAGCGGCTCGGCGACACGCTGGTGTTCCTCACCGGGCCGGGTGGGCGCGGCGACCTCGGTGCGGTCAGCGCGCTGCGAGGGCCGTACCCGGTGGTCATGGCGGGGTTGCTGGGCGACCGGGACGGCGCGCCGGTCTCGGGTGGCGACGGCCTGATCGTGATCGAGGCGGCCGACGGTTCCGAGTTCGCGGCCGCCTGGGACAGCGTGCGGGGATGGTGA
- a CDS encoding recombinase family protein — MRFAFYGRVSTEDQQDPQASKAWQLSRARSLIEPAGGEIVAEFFDIGQSRSLPWKRRPEALRLLDTIKSVGRDFDAVVIGEPQRAFYGSQFGMTFPVFVHYGVGLWVPEIGGAIDPGSDAHDLVMALYGGMSKGERNRIKVRVRSAMKAQTELEGRFLGGRPPYGYRLADAGPHPNPGKAAEGRRLHRLEPDPVTAPVVARIFDEYVSGRGMTSIARGLTQDGIACPSAYDRARNPHRRTRVWETTAIRAILQNPRYTGRQVWNRARTDEVLIDVDDVALGHENRHRWNDPSQWAWSRTESHTPLISTDLYERAQRTVKTRGAIGEGGKAPRRSRHAYLFRGLLRCGLCDRVMEGSVNHGRIYYRCKASRDYVSQHGIAHPPVLYLRQEWITDPVDRFLSEELGNENLTETLHRIADASHRAALAQHQQHDEAPKLRETINDCDTKLARYRATLDAGGDPALVAGWISETTAIKKAAQARLGFTDAPPERMSEERIAAIVEALGGLLGLLRRADLDHRAEIYSRIGLQMQYRPGTGTVLAEIRSTDVDRVPVMCPEGDLNPHAR, encoded by the coding sequence ATGAGGTTCGCCTTCTACGGACGCGTGTCGACCGAGGACCAACAGGACCCGCAGGCATCGAAAGCCTGGCAGCTTTCCCGCGCTCGCAGCCTGATCGAGCCGGCCGGCGGCGAGATCGTCGCCGAGTTCTTCGACATCGGCCAGTCACGCTCGCTGCCCTGGAAGCGGCGCCCCGAGGCGCTGCGCCTACTGGACACGATCAAGAGCGTCGGACGCGACTTCGACGCTGTGGTGATAGGCGAGCCGCAGCGTGCGTTCTACGGAAGCCAGTTTGGCATGACGTTCCCGGTCTTCGTCCACTACGGCGTCGGCCTGTGGGTGCCCGAGATCGGCGGCGCGATCGACCCCGGCTCGGACGCCCACGATCTCGTCATGGCGCTCTACGGCGGCATGAGCAAGGGTGAACGCAACCGCATCAAAGTTCGCGTCCGCTCGGCGATGAAGGCGCAGACCGAGTTGGAAGGCCGGTTCCTCGGCGGACGCCCTCCCTACGGCTACCGGCTCGCAGACGCCGGCCCGCATCCGAACCCCGGTAAGGCGGCTGAGGGGCGGCGACTGCATCGGCTCGAACCCGACCCGGTCACGGCGCCCGTCGTGGCGAGGATCTTCGACGAGTACGTCTCGGGCCGAGGCATGACCTCAATCGCGCGTGGCCTCACGCAGGACGGCATCGCGTGCCCGTCTGCATACGACCGTGCACGCAACCCGCACCGGCGCACTCGGGTGTGGGAGACGACCGCGATCCGCGCGATCTTGCAGAATCCGCGCTACACCGGTCGCCAGGTCTGGAACCGCGCCCGCACCGACGAGGTCCTGATCGACGTTGACGACGTCGCGCTCGGCCACGAGAACCGCCACCGCTGGAACGACCCGAGCCAGTGGGCGTGGTCGCGCACCGAATCCCACACACCGTTGATCAGCACCGACCTTTACGAACGTGCCCAACGAACGGTCAAGACGCGCGGCGCCATCGGCGAGGGAGGGAAGGCTCCGCGACGCAGCAGGCACGCCTACCTCTTCCGCGGTCTCCTGCGGTGCGGCCTGTGCGACCGCGTGATGGAGGGCAGCGTCAACCACGGGCGGATCTACTACCGGTGCAAGGCATCCCGCGACTACGTCAGCCAGCACGGCATCGCACACCCGCCCGTCCTCTACCTCCGGCAAGAGTGGATCACGGATCCGGTCGACCGGTTCCTCAGCGAGGAGTTGGGGAACGAAAACCTAACCGAGACACTGCACCGCATCGCGGATGCGAGCCACCGCGCCGCACTCGCCCAACATCAGCAGCACGACGAGGCGCCGAAGCTGCGCGAGACGATCAACGACTGCGACACCAAGCTCGCCCGCTACCGGGCCACCCTCGACGCCGGCGGCGACCCGGCACTCGTCGCCGGATGGATCAGCGAAACCACCGCGATCAAGAAGGCGGCGCAGGCTCGGCTCGGCTTCACCGACGCACCACCCGAACGCATGAGCGAAGAGCGCATCGCCGCAATCGTGGAAGCCTTGGGCGGGCTCCTCGGTCTGCTGAGGCGAGCGGACCTGGACCACCGCGCCGAGATCTACTCGCGGATCGGGCTCCAGATGCAGTACCGGCCAGGAACCGGAACGGTCCTGGCCGAGATTCGATCGACTGACGTCGATCGTGTACCTGTGATGTGTCCGGAGGGGGACTTGAACCCCCACGCCCGATAA
- a CDS encoding fibronectin type III domain-containing protein has protein sequence MAAVIAVAALVFVLANRSGDSPDSPDVPTLAGSPPGDVTLVDKGTSIEVKWSDPTGGTVSFMVIMGRPGLELKPAGTLVPGRTSFEMGGLNATLNYCFAVVAVYSGNKFATSPQACTARVSATPR, from the coding sequence ATGGCTGCCGTGATCGCCGTGGCGGCACTGGTGTTTGTGCTTGCCAACCGGTCGGGTGACTCGCCGGACAGTCCTGATGTGCCAACTCTGGCGGGCTCTCCGCCGGGCGATGTGACCTTGGTGGACAAGGGCACGTCGATCGAGGTGAAGTGGTCGGATCCGACCGGTGGCACGGTGTCCTTCATGGTCATCATGGGGCGTCCGGGGTTGGAGCTGAAGCCCGCCGGCACTCTCGTACCAGGCAGAACGTCGTTCGAGATGGGTGGGCTGAACGCGACCTTGAACTACTGCTTCGCAGTGGTGGCCGTCTACAGCGGCAACAAGTTCGCAACATCGCCGCAGGCGTGCACGGCGCGGGTTTCGGCTACTCCTAGATAG
- a CDS encoding fibronectin type III domain-containing protein has product MGTVLSLAGGLGLTVFGLGSADQAVASFDAASWVWSKAKGEVARINGVTAKVDTRVDVPKARGHEVQIVQNDRFVILRDVTTGAIGSMNLTTLQEYWAASSTSGIGVRVALHEDSVFVIDAVQGSVQQLDPRTLGPVGNPLRFPPGIAGGVFDGEGKLWIASPTEGTVSAVTPAAVSSAATDKTKTTPQLVRTESVAPAAHDLALSTLDDGVAVLNRTNNALAVVDGDEPGYANTTLPLSGPGTLAPRTDGEQVPVTVPDARHVYVVGDRRVAADFQVPGDGEGLQPAVAWQGYFYVADDSGQVHVFNSAGQRQKDITFPSPGGKLELEVREGYLFINAPGSSIARVVDGSHAVRTVDKYADDVLGGDRPPTPPQAPPPPPKPKKPVVSKPSAPRNVRAAAGNAEARVTWQAANDNNAAITRYIVVGAGRTFQVGADQRALTVTGLVNGETYQFAVSAVNKKGQGPARTSNAVKPTSEVPDAPTAVTAEAKPDGSVVVTWPPANGQGLEIRRYTVTAISEGGSAPIGDSTEASLTVKDGQLEYGKQYAFTVVSVNERGAGSKPSPVSGSVVPYTKPGKPEGTDAATAGDRAGSIQVAWQPAADNGRPITKYVVSGGGKTLDVTDGTAATLTGFDTGATVAVEVRAVNEAGEGEPGTATAKTVALPRITGTGVDATFNTATVRFSVDAGGGTASCSVQASGGGGSASGSCSSLKVGSLKPSTAYTFTITAKNAAGTVSAQSRGTTDALFGIATCRNGQEGDTATYCDRDVDGRNGNEIFSGTRQNNAQQVGWARPGTRLEAYCKRSGEEVYAYIYNNDKRSTWWIQVNYSGKNYIPWAWLNLEGGDDLNDLPTC; this is encoded by the coding sequence ATGGGCACCGTGCTGAGTCTTGCGGGTGGTCTCGGGCTGACCGTCTTCGGGCTCGGATCGGCCGACCAGGCGGTGGCCAGCTTCGACGCGGCCTCCTGGGTCTGGTCGAAGGCCAAGGGCGAGGTGGCCCGCATCAACGGCGTCACCGCCAAGGTGGACACCCGCGTCGACGTGCCCAAGGCGCGCGGCCACGAGGTGCAGATCGTGCAGAACGACCGGTTCGTGATCCTGCGCGACGTCACCACGGGCGCGATCGGGTCGATGAACCTGACCACGTTGCAGGAGTACTGGGCGGCCTCGTCCACCTCGGGCATCGGCGTACGGGTGGCCTTGCACGAGGACTCCGTTTTCGTCATCGACGCCGTTCAGGGCTCGGTGCAGCAGCTTGATCCCCGTACGCTGGGGCCGGTCGGCAATCCGCTACGGTTCCCGCCGGGCATCGCGGGTGGCGTGTTCGACGGCGAGGGCAAGCTCTGGATCGCCTCGCCGACCGAGGGCACCGTCAGCGCGGTCACACCGGCCGCTGTCTCGTCGGCCGCCACCGACAAGACCAAGACCACACCCCAGCTCGTACGGACCGAGTCGGTGGCCCCGGCGGCCCATGACCTCGCGCTTTCCACGCTGGACGACGGCGTCGCGGTGCTCAACCGCACCAACAACGCCCTGGCCGTGGTCGACGGGGACGAACCTGGTTACGCCAACACGACCTTGCCCCTGTCCGGGCCGGGCACCCTGGCGCCGCGCACCGACGGCGAGCAGGTGCCGGTGACCGTTCCGGACGCGCGCCACGTCTATGTGGTCGGTGACCGGCGGGTCGCCGCCGATTTCCAGGTGCCCGGCGACGGCGAGGGGCTGCAGCCCGCGGTGGCCTGGCAGGGCTACTTCTACGTGGCCGACGACTCCGGTCAGGTGCACGTGTTCAACTCGGCCGGGCAGCGGCAGAAGGACATCACCTTCCCCAGCCCGGGCGGCAAGCTCGAGCTCGAGGTTCGCGAGGGCTACCTGTTCATCAACGCGCCCGGCTCGTCGATCGCACGGGTCGTCGACGGCTCGCACGCGGTGCGCACGGTCGACAAGTACGCCGACGACGTGCTCGGCGGGGACCGTCCGCCGACGCCGCCGCAGGCTCCCCCGCCGCCGCCCAAGCCGAAGAAGCCGGTGGTGAGCAAGCCCAGCGCGCCGCGGAACGTACGGGCCGCCGCGGGCAACGCCGAGGCGCGGGTCACGTGGCAGGCCGCGAACGACAACAACGCCGCGATCACCCGCTACATCGTCGTGGGGGCGGGGCGCACGTTCCAGGTCGGCGCCGACCAGCGCGCGCTCACCGTGACGGGGCTGGTGAACGGGGAGACCTACCAGTTCGCCGTCAGCGCGGTCAACAAGAAGGGTCAGGGGCCGGCCCGTACGAGCAATGCCGTGAAACCGACGTCCGAGGTGCCCGACGCCCCGACCGCGGTGACGGCGGAGGCCAAGCCGGACGGTTCGGTCGTGGTGACGTGGCCCCCGGCCAACGGGCAGGGCCTGGAGATCCGGCGATACACGGTGACAGCGATCTCCGAGGGCGGCAGCGCCCCGATCGGCGACTCCACCGAGGCGTCGCTGACCGTCAAGGACGGCCAGCTCGAGTACGGCAAGCAGTACGCGTTCACGGTCGTGTCGGTCAACGAGCGCGGCGCGGGCTCCAAGCCGTCACCGGTGAGCGGCAGCGTCGTGCCCTACACGAAGCCGGGCAAGCCGGAGGGCACCGACGCGGCGACCGCGGGCGACCGGGCCGGCTCGATCCAGGTGGCGTGGCAGCCGGCGGCCGACAACGGGCGGCCCATCACCAAGTACGTGGTCAGCGGCGGCGGCAAGACGCTCGACGTCACCGACGGCACGGCGGCGACGCTGACGGGGTTCGACACGGGCGCCACCGTCGCGGTCGAGGTGCGCGCGGTCAACGAGGCCGGCGAGGGTGAACCGGGCACGGCCACCGCCAAGACGGTCGCGCTGCCACGGATCACCGGCACCGGGGTCGACGCCACGTTCAACACGGCGACAGTCCGGTTCAGCGTCGACGCGGGCGGCGGCACGGCCAGCTGCTCGGTGCAGGCCTCGGGTGGCGGCGGGTCGGCGTCGGGCAGCTGCTCCAGCCTGAAGGTGGGCAGTCTCAAGCCGAGCACGGCGTACACGTTCACGATCACCGCCAAGAACGCGGCCGGCACGGTGAGCGCGCAGTCCAGGGGCACCACCGACGCGCTCTTCGGCATCGCCACCTGCAGGAACGGCCAGGAGGGTGACACCGCGACGTACTGCGACAGGGACGTCGACGGCCGCAACGGCAACGAGATCTTCAGCGGCACCCGGCAGAACAACGCCCAGCAGGTCGGCTGGGCCAGGCCCGGCACCCGGCTGGAGGCGTACTGCAAGAGGTCCGGCGAAGAGGTCTACGCGTACATCTACAACAACGACAAACGCAGCACCTGGTGGATCCAGGTCAACTACAGCGGCAAGAACTACATCCCGTGGGCGTGGCTCAACCTCGAGGGCGGGGATGACCTGAACGACCTGCCGACCTGCTAG
- a CDS encoding AAA family ATPase: protein MTEQLPPQHIHGFAEVAAALADRVSAVVLGKPDVVRLALTALFAQGHVLLEDVPGVGKTTLARALAASIKGQWRRIQFTPDLLPSDVSGVTIFNQASRGFEFHPGPVFANIVIADEINRASPKTQSALLEVMEERRVTVDGVPHPVPQPFLVVATQNPVEMDGTYRLPEAQLDRFLVKLSVGYPSEEVEVEVLRGAAMRSPDALEPVTDTAVVGEMVRMATRVHIADPLYTYAVRIAAATRNHPQVRVGVSPRGVIALTRAASAYALINGRGYVLPEDLKTLVEPVFAHRVLLSADAQLRGVTAAEVLADAVRSVPVPLPDNNRVTAGA, encoded by the coding sequence GTGACGGAACAACTGCCGCCGCAACACATCCACGGGTTCGCCGAAGTGGCGGCCGCGCTCGCCGACCGGGTGAGCGCGGTCGTGCTCGGCAAGCCCGACGTGGTGCGCCTGGCGCTGACCGCGCTGTTCGCCCAGGGGCACGTGCTGCTCGAAGACGTGCCCGGAGTCGGCAAGACGACGCTGGCCCGCGCGCTGGCCGCCTCGATCAAGGGCCAGTGGCGGCGCATCCAGTTCACCCCCGACCTGCTGCCCTCCGACGTGTCCGGCGTGACGATCTTCAACCAGGCCAGCCGCGGCTTCGAGTTCCACCCGGGGCCGGTGTTCGCCAACATCGTCATCGCCGACGAGATCAACCGGGCCTCGCCGAAGACCCAGTCGGCGCTGCTCGAGGTGATGGAGGAACGCCGGGTCACCGTCGACGGCGTGCCGCACCCGGTGCCACAGCCGTTCCTCGTGGTCGCCACCCAGAACCCGGTTGAGATGGACGGCACGTACCGGCTGCCCGAGGCCCAGCTCGACCGGTTCCTGGTGAAGCTGTCGGTCGGCTACCCGAGCGAAGAGGTCGAGGTCGAAGTGCTGCGCGGGGCGGCGATGCGCTCCCCCGACGCGCTCGAGCCGGTCACCGACACCGCCGTCGTGGGCGAGATGGTGCGCATGGCGACCCGCGTTCACATCGCCGACCCGCTTTACACGTACGCGGTGAGGATCGCCGCCGCCACCCGCAACCACCCGCAGGTGCGCGTCGGGGTCAGCCCCCGCGGAGTGATCGCGCTGACCCGGGCGGCGAGCGCGTACGCGCTGATCAACGGGCGGGGTTACGTGCTGCCCGAGGACCTCAAGACCCTGGTTGAGCCGGTGTTCGCGCACCGGGTGCTGCTGTCGGCCGACGCGCAGCTGCGCGGGGTCACGGCGGCCGAGGTCCTGGCGGACGCGGTGCGCTCGGTGCCGGTGCCGCTGCCCGACAACAACCGCGTCACGGCCGGGGCGTGA
- a CDS encoding FtsK/SpoIIIE domain-containing protein gives MAAIGRALFRYRSGLAPISAGLALAVAGFALHRTHPGAWPVVAVVTAGATLAAGLRGLPWGVTRTEERVYAATATTLAGCWLALATALGPGHRPLPTILVIFVVALGIPWWAHRRRRARVRVDRIIQAWPDLAETIGLDGSRVMSAVVDTWGWRARMKLRPGQSVADVVVRVPAIESALGTRPGAVRVEQDPAHAGRCTMRVLAVDPHAGAIPWPGPTARSLADPIELGVFEDATTVRVPLLRRHALIGGTTDSGKSGVLNVVLGNLAACSDVVLWGIDLKGGMELRPWAPCLARLATTPDEATRLLADAVAVLDARAHAASRDNTRVWEPTPDTPALVIVIDEYAELADTAPAAVTYAESVARRGRAVAVDLLAATQRPTQKAMGGGALRSQMSVRVCLRVRERRDVDLILDKGMLAAGWHAHTLDAPGKFYVLADGHNQPRRARAYLVTDDHVRETAARYADQRPELDPLSQAAIDDQPRAIESRSSNADDPEQALLTALDEAPDEGLTIPQLIDATGMRRTWVYDRLQALAATGRARQVSRGRWQA, from the coding sequence ATGGCCGCGATTGGACGGGCGCTGTTCCGCTACCGGTCAGGACTCGCCCCGATCAGCGCCGGGCTCGCGCTCGCCGTCGCCGGATTCGCGCTGCACCGCACCCATCCCGGCGCGTGGCCGGTGGTCGCCGTCGTCACGGCCGGCGCGACGCTGGCGGCCGGGCTGCGCGGGCTGCCCTGGGGAGTCACCCGCACCGAGGAACGCGTCTACGCAGCGACGGCCACCACTCTCGCGGGATGCTGGCTCGCCCTCGCAACGGCGCTCGGCCCCGGACACCGACCGTTGCCCACGATTCTCGTCATTTTCGTTGTCGCGCTTGGAATTCCGTGGTGGGCGCACCGGCGCCGCCGCGCCCGGGTCCGTGTGGACCGCATCATCCAGGCGTGGCCGGACCTCGCCGAGACGATCGGCCTCGACGGATCTCGCGTCATGTCCGCCGTGGTCGACACGTGGGGCTGGCGCGCGCGGATGAAGCTACGCCCCGGGCAGAGCGTCGCCGACGTCGTTGTCCGCGTCCCGGCCATCGAGTCCGCGTTGGGCACCCGACCCGGCGCGGTCCGCGTCGAGCAGGACCCGGCACACGCCGGCCGCTGCACGATGCGCGTCCTCGCCGTCGACCCGCACGCCGGCGCAATCCCGTGGCCCGGCCCGACCGCACGTTCGCTGGCCGACCCGATCGAACTCGGCGTCTTCGAGGACGCGACCACCGTCCGCGTGCCGCTGCTGCGGCGGCACGCGCTGATCGGCGGAACCACCGACTCGGGCAAGAGCGGCGTCCTGAACGTCGTCCTCGGCAACCTCGCCGCCTGCTCCGACGTCGTCCTCTGGGGCATCGACCTCAAAGGCGGCATGGAACTACGGCCCTGGGCACCCTGCCTGGCCCGGCTCGCAACCACCCCGGACGAGGCAACCCGCCTGCTCGCCGACGCCGTAGCGGTGCTCGACGCCCGCGCCCACGCGGCCAGCCGCGACAACACCCGCGTCTGGGAACCCACACCGGACACGCCCGCGCTGGTCATCGTCATCGACGAGTACGCCGAACTCGCCGACACCGCACCCGCCGCCGTCACGTACGCCGAATCAGTCGCCCGACGCGGCCGTGCCGTCGCCGTCGACCTGCTCGCCGCAACCCAACGCCCGACGCAGAAGGCCATGGGTGGCGGAGCGCTGCGCTCGCAAATGAGCGTCCGCGTCTGCCTACGCGTGCGAGAGCGACGCGACGTCGACCTCATCCTGGACAAGGGCATGCTCGCCGCCGGCTGGCACGCCCACACCCTCGACGCACCCGGCAAGTTCTACGTCCTCGCCGACGGCCACAACCAGCCACGCCGAGCCCGCGCCTACCTCGTCACCGACGACCACGTGCGGGAGACGGCCGCCCGTTATGCCGACCAGCGGCCGGAACTCGATCCGTTGTCTCAGGCCGCGATCGACGACCAGCCCCGCGCCATCGAATCACGGTCATCCAACGCCGACGACCCGGAACAAGCACTCTTGACGGCGCTCGACGAGGCGCCCGACGAAGGACTCACGATTCCGCAACTCATCGACGCGACCGGCATGCGCCGCACCTGGGTCTACGACCGTCTCCAAGCGCTCGCCGCCACCGGCCGCGCCCGGCAGGTCTCACGCGGACGCTGGCAAGCCTGA
- a CDS encoding SMI1/KNR4 family protein: MDLTEFDARVEELRVKSAASQANYGFALIDGRVASDDEIAEIERRMGVTLPTAYKAFMRSYGGGMFGFVDLLPIVGEPDGREDDLLTVNDREFPDRSFVAVAPVGTGDYWAFPVVEGRCRDEVWFCFHDGGEPEAVAAGFLEFVVSHGLKS, encoded by the coding sequence ATGGATCTGACGGAGTTCGATGCGCGTGTCGAGGAACTGCGCGTGAAGTCGGCTGCATCGCAAGCCAACTACGGCTTCGCGCTCATTGACGGGCGAGTCGCCAGCGATGACGAGATCGCCGAGATTGAGCGACGGATGGGCGTAACTCTGCCGACCGCATACAAGGCGTTCATGCGCAGCTACGGCGGCGGCATGTTCGGCTTCGTCGACCTGCTGCCGATCGTCGGCGAGCCGGACGGGCGCGAAGACGATCTCCTGACGGTCAACGATCGTGAGTTCCCCGATCGCAGCTTCGTCGCGGTCGCGCCGGTCGGTACCGGCGACTATTGGGCGTTCCCGGTGGTTGAGGGACGTTGCCGTGACGAGGTTTGGTTCTGCTTCCATGACGGAGGCGAGCCGGAGGCCGTCGCCGCCGGCTTCCTTGAGTTCGTCGTTAGTCACGGGCTCAAGTCATGA